AAAATTGCAAAAGAGCGTCCAAATACAATGATTTATTCGATTTATCGTACGGCTGAGCGTGAAGCTGACTATGAATGGGCATGCCCTTTGATACGCCCTGTAGGCGTCTATTTCTTCAAACTGAAAACGCGTAAGGATATTCAAGTTGCTTCATTGGAAGATGCTAAGCAGTACACGTCCGCTGTTGTGAAGGGGAATCTCTATTATGATTTCTTAATCCAACATGGCTTCGCTCAGGGAGAGCACTTGGTTGTTGCCGCAGATTCAAAAAGCTTTTACAAACTCTTTTTCAAAGGGCGGATAGACCTTGTCATGTCAACGGAGTATATCATGAGTGAAGAACTTAAGGCGGCTGGACTTAACGATGACGAAGTTACACCGCTTTTAGAAGTCACTAAGGCAAGTCAGCAGCGCGGATGTATGGCATTTAGCAAGGATACAGAACCTATGTTAATAGACCGAATTAGGCGTGCACTGGCAAAGCATAATCAAAAATTTGTTGGACCATAATGGACAATCCTCAGGGAAAGATTGCCCATAGTGATAAGGTACTAATTAGTAACTAAGCTCAATTTGACCAACTGCCACACTACCTTTATCCCACGTTGTTCTGCACTTGAAGTCCAAAACCGCACTACTTTCGTAGTTATTGTCTAACGTTGTGGTGTAGGTAACAAATTGCTCGCCTGTTACGGTTGGATCTGACAGGTCTGCCCAATCAAATCCCTTGCCTGTTTCTCTAAACTTGAACCATTTATCTATACCACCGTCGCTCACTTTACGGATCTTTGAAATTAAGCAAAAGGCATTAGTGCCTGATAATCCCTTCGTTGTACCATGAACAGTTAGCGTAAATTGACCAATATTGGCATTTAGCGGCACGCTACAGTTGAAGTAACGCTCAGTTCTTAAGTAGGCAGGGTTGAAAATAAAGTAGCCATTTCCCGTGGCACCCGCTTGCTCGCTGTGTTTTTGTGTTAACGCTTCTAAGTTACCAACCGCATTTGCATGCTTAGTAAAAGCGGCAGCCTCTAGTTTAGTGTCCAAAGCACAGTTATTTGCACCTGAGTACAATTCCACAGTAGCGTATGCTGAGTTTGCTGCGAACAATGAAGCGATAATCGCCAGTTTGGTTTTCATACTAATTCCTTGTTTTAGTTAGCGAAGTGGGTAAATTAACAGGGTGTGATATTTACGTAAATAAAATGTTTTTTAAATATTAATGAAAGTGTTTTCAGGAGAGTAAGGGGAAAAGCGCACCAAACGGTGCGCCTAATCAGTGCCATGGTGAAGGGGAAGTAAACTAAAGGTGTTACACCAATTGAACCCTTCATAATGATAAACGAATGCGCAAAATAAAAAGATCATCATTTTTTACAGTTTTGCAGCTTGTTGCACCACAATCGCGTGGCGCTTTGCTAATCTTTGGTGATCTTTATCGTATCCGCCACCGATCACGGTCGCGACAGGGACACCATGCTTTTGACATAACGTCAGCACCAGTGCATCGCGTTTTGCAATGCCAAGCCATGAGATATCCAATTTACCTAAGTTATCACCTTGCCAAACATCGACACCAGCGTCGTACAGCACAATATCCGGATTTAGAGCAACCAATAATGACTCAAGCGTATGTGCAACAATTTCGAGGTAGTGTGTGTCACTGATCCCTACTTCTAAGCCAATATCTAAATCGCTAGCATGTTTACGAAAGGGGAAATTTTTCTCACAGTGGATTGAGCAAGTGTAGACATACGGGTTGTGCCTTAACATGGCGGCGGTACCGTCGCCTTGATGAACATCCAAATCAAAGATTAAGGCATTGGTGATTTGATTGCTGTCGAGCAAACGCGAGGCTGTAAAGGCGAGATCGTTAACCATACAAAAACCAGAACCAAAATCATAGTGTGCGTGGTGCGTACCACCGGCTAAATGGCATGCAATACCGTGTTTAAGCGCAAGTTCTGCAGTTTTAAGCGTTCCAAGAGGCGCAGTAAAAGTACGTGCCATAAGCTGCTCTGACCAAGGCAAGCCGATACGACGCATCATTTTAGCGTCGAGTTGATTACGCCATAAGCCCCAAATATATTGCTCGCAGTGCACGCTTTCAAGTGGCGATGGGTCGCCGGGTTTAGGGCTATAAATATTGTTGTTAATGAGCCCTAATGCATCTACTTCTTGGTAGAGACGTGCAAACTTACTCATCACGAAGCGGTGCTTTGGGTCAAAATTGAATGAGTAATTAGAGTGATAAACTAGTGGTAAATTTGGGTTGTTCAAAAACGGCTCCGGAAGTGGCGATATGGCAGTGTAGCAATATCAATCCCCGAAGCCGAGCGCTTTAGCTTTCAGTGTTGCTTGTGTTCTGTCCCGTACTTGTAGTTTTGCAAGCAGGCAAGAGACTGAGTTACGGATGGTACCTTCCGCTTTGTAAAGCGTATTGGCGATTTCCTTATTGGAATATCCTTTCGCGATTAGTTTCAAAATATCTTTCTCTCGTGTGGTGAGCTTATCTAAAGTGGGGTCAGGTTTCAGTAAGGTCTCTGCAAGCTCTTCTTGGATGATGAGTTCACCTTGATGAACTTGTCGAACGGCATCAATTAACTCTTCTAATTCAACGTCCTTGAGAAGGCAACCCTTGGCACCCAGCTCTAAAGCTAATTTTAGCTTTGCAGTATCGTTGAAGGTAGTGAGGATAATGACTTTAAAGTTTATTGCCAAAGGTAGAAGCTCGGTGAGTACATCGACACCATCTAGCTCAGGCATACGCATATCTAAAAGCACAATGTCCGCAGTGATTTGGTTTAATTGAACCTGTTGGATAAACTCGCTGCCGCTGCCACAACTTCCAGAACAAATAATGTCACCACTCAGCGAAAGGAGTGCTTGCATACCCTGGCGCACAAGCGCCTGATCATCGACTAGGTAAACCGATATTTTAGCCATTTGTAGTCCCAAAATGGATAGTTAATGTCACACCTTGATGAGTTGACACATCAAGACTGCCGCCAAGTTCCTGGATCCGTTCCTGCATTCCCGCTAGACCATTTCCAAATCGAATACTATTTAAGGTAATGCCGTTATCACTTATTTGTACTTTTAACCCTTGTTGACAATACACTCGTACTTGCATTTTATCCGCCTTGGCATGTTTTAAGGTATTGGTGATGGCCTCTTGGCAGCACTTCAAAATGCAATTGGCATAACTTAATTTTTCGAGTAACGGATGATGTTCATAATCGAGCTCAATATTAAGACGAGGGATAGATTCAGTAAGCCTTAGTAATGCATCATGGAGATCGATATGCTCGTTGCTACGCTTGTCGCTGACGAGATCGCGAATACACTTTAGCGTGTCTTTGGCTTGCAAATAGCAGCTATCCAATAGCTCGGTTAATGGTGCAGCCGCAGTTCGCCTTGCGACGTCTAAATTTACGATAAGGCTGGTTATTTGATGTCCAACATCGTCATGTAATTCTCGTGCTAACTGAAGTCGCTCTTGTTTAGCAATACTTTGGCTTAGCAGAGACTGCGTTGCAGATAGCTCACTGTGGGCGAGTTGTAGCGCTTCTTTGGCTTCTTGTTCTTTTTGCATTCTTTTACACACCACGTACGCAAACAACTGAAAACAAGCAAATAACACAGCGTTGAGATATTCAAAACCATGTCCCCAAAAAAAGTATTGCGACGCAACATATAAGCAGGAGGTAACTAGGATATACCCAAGCGCAAAACTTAAAGGAACATAAAAAGCAAGGATCCCAACGAGTTTTACGTTGTAAATGAGATGAATTGCGGCGGGGGAGGTAAGGTTAATTGATTGGATCAAAAGCGCCAGCAAAAACAGCATTGAATATCTAACCTTGTAGCCATAGTATTTTTCGGATTCATTGATACATAAAAGTACGAGGATCAAAACACCGATATGCTGTACCCAGGGCAGCCATTGTGCTTTTTGCTGAGCATAAATCAAACTTGGTATTGCAACGGCTAACCAAGTGAAAATGGTTGTTACTAACCAAGCCGTCGGATAGCGAAAAAACGCCGACATCTACTTACTCCGCTAAAAACCTGCTACGCAGGTATTATTCCTTTATTCTCTTGCGAACCTATCCTAACAGATATTTGTGACTCTGTGATGATGACGAATGTCATGAGTTTTACATTATAAATCAAAGTGCAATAAAGGCTTTTCAATCTTGGCAGTGCGTTAATTTGTGACGCCACCATTCCTGTTCTATCTTTATGTAACAATCTTTTCATAATTAGGGATACTCAGAATGAAAAGTGTTAAGGCAAAACTTATTTCAGCGGTAACAGCAGGCTTAGTGGTAATACTCATCGGCGCGATGATTACCGTTTTGGTGATGAAACGTGTAGCGGAGCAATATGATGGCATGATAGCCAATGAACTGGCTGCTCGCGAGCAAATAAACATGGTGCTTGAAGACTTTAAAACCCAAGTACAAGAGTGGAAAAATGTACTCATTAGAGGAAGAGATCCTGCCCAGCTAAATAAATATTGGTCGAGATTTGAAAGCAAAGAAGCTGACGTGCAAAAGCAGCTCAGTTCAATTGTTTCTGCCTATGCGTTACCAACTACCCTAGAAAGTAAGTTACGTGATTACCAACAAGCGCATCTCACGTTAGGACAAAAATACCGTGAAGCGGTGGAATTACTTAAAAGCTCTGGCTTTGATGTCGACCTTGCCGATGGAGCTGTAAGCGGAATAGATCGTCAAGCTAGCACATACTTACTTGAAATTAATGATCAAATTAATGCGTTAGTTAAAGCGCGAACCCGCGAAATTGTTGCGACAAAAAATCAACTTGTCTTTTTCAGTACCCTAGGACTCATCATTGTTGCCGTTGTCACTTTGGGATTATTGACTTGGTATATGCAGCATTTAATCACCCGTCCAATTCGCCAAGCATCCGATGTGGCAAAGGCGATTGCGAGTGGCCGCTTAGACAACAACGTTGTTGTACACAGCGACGATGAAATTGGTAACCTGCTGGCAAATTTGCGTAAAATGCAAAGTAGCTTACTTGATGCAACTCAAAAACTAGAGGCGCAAGCAAAAGAAAACTTACGGATCCGTTATGCGCTAAATAACGTGGCCGTACCCGTGCTTTTATGCGATGACAATAATCGAGTGATCTATGTAAATGCGCAATGTGAGTCTTTATTTGAGCGTTACCGCGCCGCGTTAAACGTGCCAGCCGAAATCGTCGATCACCCTATTCCCGAAGCTTTACTTCATAGCTCTAAAGCACTGCATCAGGCCGCAGGTCAATTAATACGGCAGCTAGAGTGGGAGTGGTGTGAAGGTGACATTATCATAGCGGCAACCGCAAACCCGGTTTCCGCTCAAAATGCTAAGGTGTTAGGCACTGTTTTTGAATTTAAAGATTTAAGCCAGACAAGGCGTGCAGAGCAGCAGGTTGAACAGCTTATCAAGTCTGCTTCTGATGGTAAATTAAGTGAACGTCTAAACCTTGAAGGATACGTTGGCTCCATGCAATTAATAGCCAGTGGACTTAACAAACTACTCGATACCGTTGAGCAACCCATTAGTCAAACAAAACAATATCTTATTTCACTTTCAAAAGGAGAAATTCCTGAGCAGATTAATGGCGAGTTCAAAGGCGAATTTGCGCAAATTCATATGGCCTTACAACGCGCTACGTCATCGCTTTCATTGCTTATTGATGATACTTACAGTTTAGTTGCTGCCGCAGGAGAAGGGGAGCTCTCTACTCGGGCGGATGAAGCCAAACATCAGGGCGAGTTTCGTAAAATCATTCGTGGTGTCAATGAAACGCTTGATGCCGTCTCTAAACCTGTTGCACTCACTAGCGGATATCTAGAAAGTATCGCAAAAGGAGAGCTACCGGCCTTAACGAATGATGGTTATAAGGGAGAATTTGATAGCATTTATCAAAGCCTCTCAGCGTGTGTTAGTGCGATTAAATTAATGCTAATAGATGCCGAAGAGCTTGCAGAAGCGGCCAGTGAGGGAGATTTGCATCATAGAGCTGATGCCAGCAAACACCATGGTGCATATGCCAGCATAATCAGTGCGATGAATGGAACGTTGGACTCAATTGAAGCGCCGCTCAAGGAATGCATGAATGTGATGGATGGGCTGTCTCAAGGCAATTTAACGCGTCAAGTTGAAAAAAGTTATGCGGGTGATTTTGCGCTGTTGAAACAATCGGTGAATACCAGTGTTGGCAACTTAGCTAATATGATGCAAAAGCTACTAGCCATGGCGGAATCCATCACAGTCTCGGTACAGCAGATCACCACAGGCATTGAAGAGTTAAGCGAACGCTCCTCTTCTCAAGCTGCATCTATTGAAGAAACAAGGGTATCAGTCGGTGAAATCACCGAAACCGTGCACTCAAACGCCAGTAATGCGCAATCGGCCAATCAGTTGGCAATTGAAGTAAACCAGCAAGCACAGCAAGGTGGAAAGGTGGTTGAGTCAACGATTGAGGCAATGACCGAAATTAGTAAGAGTGCTAAAGAAATACTTACCGTCATTGAGGTGATTGATTCTATCGCGTTTCAAACTAACTTATTGGCGCTGAACGCCTCTGTCGAAGCCGCTAGAGCGGGAGAAAAAGGCAAAGGCTTTGCGGTCGTCGCCTCTGAGGTGAGAAATTTAGCGCTGCGCAGCGCAAGCGCATCAAAAGATATCTCTGAGCTTTTAGGAACCAGTAACGTCAAAGTGAAGCAAGGGTCTAAACTGGCCTCAGAATCCGGTGAGACGCTAAAAACCATCGTGGAAAGTGTGTATGGGCTTGCATCGCAAGTGCAAACTATCGCTGAGGCTTGCAACACGCAATCGAGTGGTATTGAGCAAATTAATCTAGCCATTAAACAAATTGATGGTATTACTCAGCAAAACAATACCTTGGTAGAGATGACAAACGCATCAGGGCTATCATTGTTGAGTAAAGCCAATGAATTGCGAGAGATGGTTGAGCAGTTTGATATCGGCAAGACTAAAGCAGAGTTGATGAAAGTGGTGAGCTAAAGGTCAGCAAAATCTGCGGCCTGTTGATCTTTATTGCTTTTAGGAACATCACGTGACAGGTTAGAGTAATTAGATGGCTTTTTAACCGCTAACAATGTTTAGGGATATGGCATAAACCATGGTTACACCAATCATCATTATACTGTTACTTTGCCACCCGTTATTACTCGGTATCACCTAGTCAAAGATAAGAGACGTGCAGATAGAGACAACATCGCTTGCCTGTTGGGGTTTCGGTATCACTTTATATTCTTTTTTATTGGTCGTTTACTTTTTCATTCCCTAAGCAAGGTTTTCCAGCTAAATGATCAGCCAAAATTTGTGCTATTTTGTCTGTTAGCCAGCTCGGACCTTCGTCAGTCATGTCGTTGTGTTTTGCGTTCGCGATCGTGACAACACAATCGTGATATTTTTGCTTTTCAGCACGACTTGGCAATACCCCTTTGTCCGCTGGAAAGTCACTTGCTCGTATCGACAATACCGCTACATCAAGGCTTCTCGGTAATGGCACTCTGCGATGGTCTAGCGTAATGATCTGACTTACAAATTTAGCGCCGTGATTGATTAACCATGCTGAAATATCACCGCCATTAGAATGGCCAACCAAAAGGATATGCTCAAAATCAAAGGTGGTGAACTTTGGCTTAAAGTAATCGCGAATAAACACTAGCGTATCGGCGCCGCGTTGCCAGTTTTCTGCGCGTGTTTCGTATAGGTTTCCCTCGACGGAAAGAGGAGGGTCAGTTGCAAGCTCATGGCCTACAGTAATAACCAAATATCCTGCTTGGTTTAGCGTTTTGACCAAAAATTGATATTCGGTATGAGAGACACCATAGCCGGCGCTTAGCAGTGCAACGGGGCAAAGCGCTGTAGTTGAGCAGTTATCGGTATTGGATGGTTGATGAGTTTCTATAGGAATTGCTCTATCACGAGCGGGATCAATCACGGTTTCAGCGGCCAAGGCGAATGGCAGACATAGCAATAATAAAAATGAACGTAACATATTTATCCTAAAAAATAGTGGCGCTCAGCAAAAGCCAAAAGCGCCACAACTGGTTGGAGTCTTTTACAAGTTATTCAAAAATTGGTTAACTGAAGCCAGCTCTCTTTGCTTTTGCATAATGCAGGTATTTGTTGCCAGTTCCAGCTGCTTGAGTGATTTACTCAGGCCTTCTATCTCGTTTTGCATTGGTCCAAAAAACTGCTGCGCTTGTTTTAGCGCATCTGCGTCACAGTACGAAAATAAGTAAAAAGGTAGCTGTGGTTTTGCAAAAGGAGGGAAGCGTTCCTTTAAGCGCTCAAAGTGCTGATAAAACCACTTTTGATAAAGCGCTTTTCGCTCATCGCCTTTACCATTCCCGCTTAATATGTAATTAAAGTCGGAGGCAGTTACGTGCTCGCTTAGGGCATAATCTAGTACTTGTTGTTGCAATTCTTGTGGGCCAAAATAACCCATTGCAAGCAATAGATTAGTACGTTGAGTTGGGTTATTGGTAGTTTCAAATACTTTTTTGTACGACTTCAACAGCTCAGCATCACCGTAGTAAGCGGCAATTTGCAGGAAACTTCTCGCCAAGTAGGGGTCAACTTTATCAGGTGTCGTTAAATACAAACTCGCTTGTTTTTTTGCATGCGTAATAATGGTTTGATGCTTTGTCTCGAAAGCCAGTGCTCTAACCAATGCTGCACGTATTTCAGATGTGGCAGCTGGTTCATTTGCATTTGCCTCAAGTCCATATCGAGAAAATGCAGGCTCAACATAAGTCGTAAAAAGCTTCTTCCAAAGTAACTTATTTGAATCGTCTTCATACTGTTTATGTTGTGATAGTAATTGAGTAAGAGCAGCCTTTGCTACCTTGGGGTGATTGTCATTAATAAACTCACTGAGCGTTAACATCAACGCGTTGGCGTTTATTTTTCCAGACTCCATCAGCGCATCAACATTGCTTAGTAGGTCTAATCTCTCCCGCTCGTTTAGCTTGTTTGGGGCATGTGATATTAGGCTTGCGAGTTGAGATTCAGAAAGATCCCAGCGGTAATAACCTGTCGCATTGTCGTTTGGTAAGATCCACTCTGGCTCAAAGTCTAATTTAATCTGTTGTTTCTTCGAGTCTAGAAGTATTGTCTTAGTGGCCGTTTTGTCACCTTTACCATAGCGCAACGTGATGGGGATATGCCAAGTTTGTGCTGCCGCTTCTTGTCCTTTTATTACAAAACGCTGTTGGGATACGGTGGCATTCTGACCATCTAACTTAATCGTCAAAAGTGGAAATGAAGCTTGTGATACAAATGAGTCTAGCACTGTCGCAACATCTTTATTAGACACTTTACCCAGCTCATTCCACAGATCTTTGGCTTCTGCATTTTTATAAGCAAATTTACGGATATAATTGCGCATGCCTTCCTTGAATACCGCTTCCCCAAGCCACTGCTCAACCATGTAAAGTACCGAGCTACCTTTGCTGTACGCAAGTCCCAAGCCGTCTGTTACATCAGACTCTGTAATAACCGGTTTGCGGATCGGTGAGGTAGTTGCCTGAGCGTCATAGGGCATTGCATTGTGTTGAGATAAGGATAAATTTGTCTCTAGCTTAGGAAACAGCTGTAGTGTGATCTTTGCAGCCATCCAAGTGGCAAATGCTTCGTTTAACCAAAGGTCATTCCACCATTTCATCGTAACTAGATTACCATACCATTGGTGTGCAAGTTCATGAGCAATAACGTTCACATGCGAAGTTTGGGCTTGTCTTGTCGACGTTGCTGGATCGATAAGTAATATGTCTTCTCGGTAAGTCACAAGGCCTGCATTCTCCATTGCACCAAACGGAAATTCAGGGACTGCGACTTGGTCTAGTTTTTTATAGACATAGGGTAAGTCAAAATAGTCTTCAAGTGCTTTGAGTATCTTTGGCGTGTTTTCGATGGAATAAGCGGCAAGATTTGATTTCTTTTGTGGGGTAATAATGTTACCCGGAACCGACATCCCTTTAACATCAAGTACTTCGAATGGACCAACGGACAAGGCAACTAAATAAGAAGGAAGGGGCGGCGTCTTGTCGAAATAGTGGGTGGTCATGCCATTTGACTTTTTGGTCTCTAAAACTGGCGTGTTAGCGAATACTTTTTGATCGTCAGGGGCGGTAATAGTGAGTTGGAATGGAATTTTATACTCAGGTTCATCGAACGTTGGTATTGCTCTTCTTGCATCACTCATCTGAAACTGGGTAAATAAGTAAGGCACGCCATTGTCTATGGTTTTATATAGACCGACGCTATTACGATTGTATGGGGCGGTATAGTCAATAGTAAGCGTGTAGCGACCCGGTTGCAGTGTTTTTTCGCAACTCAATCTCACTTTACCGGTTTCGAGCATTTTATCTCTGAGCTCACACGACGCTTTTCCGACTAACTCTGCAGTGTTGATTGCATAGTCTAATCCGTTGAGCTCAATAAACTGAGTGGCTTTGAGCACCTCAAGTTTTATAGTCGTGTGTCCTGAAAAACGCTCCTTAGATGGGTCTAAGTTAAATGTGACTGCTTGTTCTATCGGTTTAGCTACGGTGGCTAAACGATGAAGTTCAGCATTAGATTGGGCATCAACAGAAGCGCTAGTAGCTAGTAAAATAGCACTGCATATCAGAGATTTAGATAGCATAAAAATCCTTTATCCATATTTGTTATTGTTGGTTTATATTGCTAATCAATGTGCTGTATGTTGTCACTAGGTGTGAACAAAACATAATGAGTGCAATGTTCCATTTACTTTAACAAAACTTGTTGCAAAAAGAGTGTGGGTAAAGGTTTACTATCCGATCAATATTTAAAATATTAAGTAATATCAATAAATTGTAGCGGTGGGCTAGTCGACTTTTTGTGTAACAAAAATTGTAACAGGCTCCACCGTACTTGATTATGTTCACACATATTGAAACTACTTATGTTTTACTGCGTGCTCTAGTTTCAGATAAGCCCCTATTATAGTTAACCAGTGAAATAACCGTGACTTTGGTTTTGGTTTG
This sequence is a window from Pseudoalteromonas piscicida. Protein-coding genes within it:
- a CDS encoding substrate-binding periplasmic protein, translated to MVYVIKLAAYSLIILSSMGLSAFAKDLLVVTEEWKPYNFTNDKGEVVGRATKKVREVLAEAEIDYEIKVYPWIRAMKIAKERPNTMIYSIYRTAEREADYEWACPLIRPVGVYFFKLKTRKDIQVASLEDAKQYTSAVVKGNLYYDFLIQHGFAQGEHLVVAADSKSFYKLFFKGRIDLVMSTEYIMSEELKAAGLNDDEVTPLLEVTKASQQRGCMAFSKDTEPMLIDRIRRALAKHNQKFVGP
- a CDS encoding histone deacetylase, which produces MNNPNLPLVYHSNYSFNFDPKHRFVMSKFARLYQEVDALGLINNNIYSPKPGDPSPLESVHCEQYIWGLWRNQLDAKMMRRIGLPWSEQLMARTFTAPLGTLKTAELALKHGIACHLAGGTHHAHYDFGSGFCMVNDLAFTASRLLDSNQITNALIFDLDVHQGDGTAAMLRHNPYVYTCSIHCEKNFPFRKHASDLDIGLEVGISDTHYLEIVAHTLESLLVALNPDIVLYDAGVDVWQGDNLGKLDISWLGIAKRDALVLTLCQKHGVPVATVIGGGYDKDHQRLAKRHAIVVQQAAKL
- a CDS encoding response regulator, whose amino-acid sequence is MAKISVYLVDDQALVRQGMQALLSLSGDIICSGSCGSGSEFIQQVQLNQITADIVLLDMRMPELDGVDVLTELLPLAINFKVIILTTFNDTAKLKLALELGAKGCLLKDVELEELIDAVRQVHQGELIIQEELAETLLKPDPTLDKLTTREKDILKLIAKGYSNKEIANTLYKAEGTIRNSVSCLLAKLQVRDRTQATLKAKALGFGD
- a CDS encoding sensor histidine kinase — encoded protein: MSAFFRYPTAWLVTTIFTWLAVAIPSLIYAQQKAQWLPWVQHIGVLILVLLCINESEKYYGYKVRYSMLFLLALLIQSINLTSPAAIHLIYNVKLVGILAFYVPLSFALGYILVTSCLYVASQYFFWGHGFEYLNAVLFACFQLFAYVVCKRMQKEQEAKEALQLAHSELSATQSLLSQSIAKQERLQLARELHDDVGHQITSLIVNLDVARRTAAAPLTELLDSCYLQAKDTLKCIRDLVSDKRSNEHIDLHDALLRLTESIPRLNIELDYEHHPLLEKLSYANCILKCCQEAITNTLKHAKADKMQVRVYCQQGLKVQISDNGITLNSIRFGNGLAGMQERIQELGGSLDVSTHQGVTLTIHFGTTNG
- a CDS encoding methyl-accepting chemotaxis protein; this encodes MKSVKAKLISAVTAGLVVILIGAMITVLVMKRVAEQYDGMIANELAAREQINMVLEDFKTQVQEWKNVLIRGRDPAQLNKYWSRFESKEADVQKQLSSIVSAYALPTTLESKLRDYQQAHLTLGQKYREAVELLKSSGFDVDLADGAVSGIDRQASTYLLEINDQINALVKARTREIVATKNQLVFFSTLGLIIVAVVTLGLLTWYMQHLITRPIRQASDVAKAIASGRLDNNVVVHSDDEIGNLLANLRKMQSSLLDATQKLEAQAKENLRIRYALNNVAVPVLLCDDNNRVIYVNAQCESLFERYRAALNVPAEIVDHPIPEALLHSSKALHQAAGQLIRQLEWEWCEGDIIIAATANPVSAQNAKVLGTVFEFKDLSQTRRAEQQVEQLIKSASDGKLSERLNLEGYVGSMQLIASGLNKLLDTVEQPISQTKQYLISLSKGEIPEQINGEFKGEFAQIHMALQRATSSLSLLIDDTYSLVAAAGEGELSTRADEAKHQGEFRKIIRGVNETLDAVSKPVALTSGYLESIAKGELPALTNDGYKGEFDSIYQSLSACVSAIKLMLIDAEELAEAASEGDLHHRADASKHHGAYASIISAMNGTLDSIEAPLKECMNVMDGLSQGNLTRQVEKSYAGDFALLKQSVNTSVGNLANMMQKLLAMAESITVSVQQITTGIEELSERSSSQAASIEETRVSVGEITETVHSNASNAQSANQLAIEVNQQAQQGGKVVESTIEAMTEISKSAKEILTVIEVIDSIAFQTNLLALNASVEAARAGEKGKGFAVVASEVRNLALRSASASKDISELLGTSNVKVKQGSKLASESGETLKTIVESVYGLASQVQTIAEACNTQSSGIEQINLAIKQIDGITQQNNTLVEMTNASGLSLLSKANELREMVEQFDIGKTKAELMKVVS
- a CDS encoding alpha/beta hydrolase yields the protein MLRSFLLLLCLPFALAAETVIDPARDRAIPIETHQPSNTDNCSTTALCPVALLSAGYGVSHTEYQFLVKTLNQAGYLVITVGHELATDPPLSVEGNLYETRAENWQRGADTLVFIRDYFKPKFTTFDFEHILLVGHSNGGDISAWLINHGAKFVSQIITLDHRRVPLPRSLDVAVLSIRASDFPADKGVLPSRAEKQKYHDCVVTIANAKHNDMTDEGPSWLTDKIAQILADHLAGKPCLGNEKVNDQ
- a CDS encoding M1 family metallopeptidase, with translation MLSKSLICSAILLATSASVDAQSNAELHRLATVAKPIEQAVTFNLDPSKERFSGHTTIKLEVLKATQFIELNGLDYAINTAELVGKASCELRDKMLETGKVRLSCEKTLQPGRYTLTIDYTAPYNRNSVGLYKTIDNGVPYLFTQFQMSDARRAIPTFDEPEYKIPFQLTITAPDDQKVFANTPVLETKKSNGMTTHYFDKTPPLPSYLVALSVGPFEVLDVKGMSVPGNIITPQKKSNLAAYSIENTPKILKALEDYFDLPYVYKKLDQVAVPEFPFGAMENAGLVTYREDILLIDPATSTRQAQTSHVNVIAHELAHQWYGNLVTMKWWNDLWLNEAFATWMAAKITLQLFPKLETNLSLSQHNAMPYDAQATTSPIRKPVITESDVTDGLGLAYSKGSSVLYMVEQWLGEAVFKEGMRNYIRKFAYKNAEAKDLWNELGKVSNKDVATVLDSFVSQASFPLLTIKLDGQNATVSQQRFVIKGQEAAAQTWHIPITLRYGKGDKTATKTILLDSKKQQIKLDFEPEWILPNDNATGYYRWDLSESQLASLISHAPNKLNERERLDLLSNVDALMESGKINANALMLTLSEFINDNHPKVAKAALTQLLSQHKQYEDDSNKLLWKKLFTTYVEPAFSRYGLEANANEPAATSEIRAALVRALAFETKHQTIITHAKKQASLYLTTPDKVDPYLARSFLQIAAYYGDAELLKSYKKVFETTNNPTQRTNLLLAMGYFGPQELQQQVLDYALSEHVTASDFNYILSGNGKGDERKALYQKWFYQHFERLKERFPPFAKPQLPFYLFSYCDADALKQAQQFFGPMQNEIEGLSKSLKQLELATNTCIMQKQRELASVNQFLNNL